A section of the Prionailurus bengalensis isolate Pbe53 chromosome C2, Fcat_Pben_1.1_paternal_pri, whole genome shotgun sequence genome encodes:
- the LOC122491665 gene encoding endothelin-converting enzyme 2 isoform X1 produces the protein MNVALQELGGGGNMVEYKRTTLREEDAPETPVEGGASPDAVEVGFQKRTRDLLGSHTQLELVLAAVSLLLGALLLGCFVALGVQYHRDPSHSTCLTEACIRVAGKILESLDRSVSPCEDFYQFSCGGWIQRNPLPDGRSRWNTFNSLWDQNQAILKHLLENTTFNSSSEAERKTQRFYLSCLQVERIEELGAQPLRDLIDKIGGWNITGSWEQDNFMEVLKAVAGTYRATPFFTVYVSADSKSSNSNVIQVDQSGLFLPSRDYYLNRTANEKVLTAYLDYMEELGMLLGGRPASTREQMRQVLELEIQLANITVPQDQRRDEEKIYHKMSIAELQALAPSMDWLEFLSFLLSPLELSDSEPVVVYGKDYLQQVSELINHTEPSVLNNYLIWNLVQKTTSSLDHRFESAQEKLLETLYGTKKSCTPRWQTCISNTDDALGFALGSLFVKATFDRQSKEIAEGMISEIRSAFEEALGQLVWMDEKTRRAAKEKADAIYDMIGFPDFILEPKELDDVYDGYEVSEDSFFQNMLNLYNFSAKVMADQLRKPPSRDQWSMTPQTVNAYYLPTKNEIVFPAGILQAPFYTRNHPKALNFGGIGVVMGHELTHAFDDQGREYDKEGNLRPWWQNESLAAFRNHTACMEEQYSQYQVNGERLNGRQTLGENIADNGGLKAAYNAYKAWLRKHGEEQQLPAVGLTNHQLFFVGFAQVWCSVRTPESSHEGLVTDPHSPARFRVLGTLSNSRDFLWHFGCPVGSPMNPGQLCEVW, from the exons ATGAACGTTGCGCTGCAGGAGCTGGGCGGTGGCGGCAAC ATGGTGGAGTACAAACGGACCACGCTGCGGGAGGAAGACGCACCTGAGACCCCCGTAGAGGGCGGGGCCTCCCCGGACGCTGTGGAG GTGGGATTCCAGAAGAGGACAAGAGACCTCTTGGGCTCTCACACCCAACTGGAGCTGGTCTTAGCAGCTGTCTCTCTACTGCTGGGTGCACTGCTTCTGGGCTGCTTCGTGGCCCTGGGGGTCCAGTACCACAGAG ACCCATCCCACAGCACCTGCCTCACAGAGGCTTGCATTCGAGTGGCTGGAAAAATCCTGGAGTCTCTGGACCGTAGTGTGAGTCCCTGTGAGGACTTTTACCAGTTTTCCTGTGGAGGCTGGATTCAGAGAAATCCCCTGCCCGATGGGCGTTCTCGCTGGAACACCTTCAACAGCCTCTGGGACCAGAACCAGGCCATACTGAAACACCTGCTTG AAAACACCACCTTCAACTCAAGCAGCGAAGCGGAGCGGAAGACACAGCGCTTCTACCTATCCTGTCTGCAGGTGGAGCGCATTGAGGAGCTGGGAGCCCAGCCGCTGCGAGACCTCATTGACAAG ATTGGTGGTTGGAACATCACGGGGTCCTGGGAGCAGGATAACTTCATGGAAGTGCTGAAGGCAGTAGCAGGGACCTACAGAGCCACCCCCTTCTTCACTGTCTATGTCAGTGCCGACTCCAAGAGTTCTAACAGCAATGTTATCCAG GTGGACCAGTCTGGGCTCTTTCTCCCCTCTCGAGATTACTACCTAAACAGGACCGCCAATGAGAAA GTGCTTACTGCCTACCTGGACTACATGGAGGAGCTGGGGATGCTGCTGGGTGGACGGCCAGCCTCTACACGGGAGCAGATGCGACAGGTGCTGGAGCTGGAGATTCAACTGGCCAACATCACAGTACCCCAGGACCAGCGGCGGGATGAGGAGAAGATCTATCATAAGATGAGCATTGCGGAGCTGCAG gCCCTGGCACCCTCCATGGACTGGCTGGAGTTTCTATCTTTCTTGCTGTCACCGCTGGAGCTGAGTGACTCTGAGCCCGTGGTGGTGTATGGGAAGGATTATTTGCAGCAGGTGTCAGAGCTCATCAACCACACAGAGCCAAG TGTCCTGAACAATTACCTGATTTGGAACCTGGTGCAGAAGACAACCTCGAGCCTGGACCACCGCTTTGAGTCTGCACAAGAGAAGCTGCTGGAGACCCTCTATGGCACCAAGAAG TCCTGCACGCCAAGGTGGCAGACCTGTATCTCCAACACGGATGACGCACTTGGCTTCGCTTTGGGCTCCCTCTTTGTGAAGGCCACATTTGACCGGCAAAGCAAGGAAATT GCTGAGGGGATGATCAGCGAGATCCGGAGTGCCTTCGAGGAGGCCCTGGGGCAGCTGGTTTGGATGGATGAGAAAACCCGCCGGGCAGCCAAGGAGAAA GCAGATGCCATCTATGATATGATTGGTTTCCCGGACTTCATCCTGGAGCCCAAAGAGCTGGATGATGTTTATGACGGG TATGAAGTCTCTGAAGATTCCTTTTTCCAGAACATGTTGAATTTGTACAATTTCTCTGCTAAGGTGATGGCTGACCAGCTCCGCAAGCCTCCCAGCCGGGACCA GTGGAGCATGACGCCCCAGACGGTGAATGCCTACTACCTTCCAACCAAGAATGAGATCGTCTTCCCCGCTGGCATCCTGCAGGCCCCCTTCTACACCCGGAACCACCCCAA GGCCCTGAACTTTGGTGGCATCGGCGTGGTGATGGGCCATGAGTTGACACATGCCTTTGATGACCAAG GGCGCGAATATGACAAGGAAGGGAACCTGCGGCCCTGGTGGCAGAATGAGTCACTGGCAGCCTTCCGGAATCACACGGCCTGCATGGAGGAGCAGTACAGCCAGTACCAGGTCAATGGGGAGAGGCTCAACGGCCGCCAGACGCTGGGGGAGAACATCGCTGACAACGGGGGACTTAAGGCTGCCTATAAC GCTTACAAAGCGTGGCTGAGAAAGCACGGGGAGGAGCAGCAGTTGCCGGCTGTGGGGCTCACCAATCACCAGCTCTTCTTTGTGGGATTTGCCCAG GTGTGGTGCTCAGTCCGCACACCCGAGAGCTCTCACGAGGGGCTGGTGACCGACCCCCACAGCCCTGCCCGCTTCCGCGTGCTGGGTACTCTCTCCAACTCCCGTGACTTCCTGTGGCACTTCGGCTGCCCTGTCGGCTCTCCCATGAACCCAGGGCAGCTGTGTGAGGTGTGGTAG
- the PSMD2 gene encoding 26S proteasome non-ATPase regulatory subunit 2 yields the protein MEEGGRDKAPLQPQQPPATAPGIADEKPGGKERRDAGDKDKEQELSEEDKQLQDELEMLVERLGEKDTSLYRPALEELRRQIRSSTTSMTSVPKPLKFLRPHYGKLKEIYENMPPGENKRFAADIISVLAMTMSGERECLKYRLVGSQEELASWGHEYVRHLAGEVAKEWQELDDAEKTQREPLLTLVKEIVPYNMAHNAEHEACDLLMEIEQVDMLEKDIDENAYAKVCLYLTSCVNYVPEPENSALLRCALGVFRKFSRFPEALRLALMLNDMELVEDIFTSCKDVVVQKQMAFMLGRHGVFLELSEDVEEYEDLTEIMSNVQLNSNFLALARELDIMEPKVPDDIYKTHLENNRFGGSGSQVDSARMNLASSFVNGFVNAAFGQDKLLTDDGNKWLYKNKDHGMLSAAASLGMILLWDVDGGLTQIDKYLYSSEDYIKSGALLACGIVNSGVRNECDPALALLSDYVLHNSNTMRLGSIFGLGLAYAGSNREDVLTLLLPVMGDSKSSMEVAGVTALACGMIAVGSCNGDVTSTILQTIMEKSETELKDTYARWLPLGLGLNHLGKGEAIEAILAALEVVSEPFRSFANTLVDVCAYAGSGNVLKVQQLLHICSEHFDSKEKEEDKDKKEKKDKDKKEAPADMGAHQGVAVLGIALIAMGEEIGAEMALRTFGHLLRYGEPTLRRAVPLALALISVSNPRLNILDTLSKFSHDADPEVSYNSIFAMGMVGSGTNNARLAAMLRQLAQYHAKDPNNLFMVRLAQGLTHLGKGTLTLCPYHSDRQLMSQVAVAGLLTVLVSFLDVRNIILGKSHYVLYGLVAAMQPRMLVTFDEELRPLPVSVRVGQAVDVVGQAGKPKTITGFQTHTTPVLLAHGERAELATEEFLPVTPILEGFVILRKNPNYDL from the exons ATGGAGGAGGGTGGCCGGGATAAGGCTCCgctgcagccccagcagcctCCGGCGACGGCACCGGGCATCGCGGACGAGAAGCCGGGCGGCAAGGAGCGGCGGGATGCTGGCGACAAGGACAAAGAGCAGGAGCTG TCTGAGGAGGACAAACAACTTCAGGATGAACTGGAGATGCTCGTGGAACGACTGGGG GAGAAGGACACATCTTTGTACCGACCAGCCCTCGAGGAACTGCGGAGGCAAATCCGATCTTCTACAACTTCCATGACTTCAGTGCCCAAGCCTCTCAAATTTCTGCGTCCACACTATGGCAAACTGAAGGAAATCTATGAGAACATGCCCCCTGGGGAGAATAAG CGTTTTGCTGCTGACATCATCTCTGTTCTGGCTATGACCATGAGTGGGGAACGTGAGTGTCTCAAGTATCGGCTGGTGGGCTCCCAAGAGGAATTGGCATCATGGGGTCATGAGTATGTGAG GCATCTCGCAGGGGAAGTGGCTAAGGAGTGGCAGGAACTAGATGATGCGGAAAAGACACAGCGGGAGCCACTGCTGACCCTGGTGAAGGAGATCGTCCCCTACAACATGGCCCACAACGCGGAGCACGAGGCCTGTGACCTGCTCATGGAAATTGAGCAGGTAGACATGCTGGAGAAGGACATTGATGAGAATGCATATGCCAAGGTCTGCCTCTATCTTACCAG CTGTGTGAATTATGTGCCCGAGCCTGAGAATTCTGCACTACTGCGCTGTGCTTTGGGTGTGTTCCGAAAGTTCAGTCGCTTTCCTGAAGCTCTGAGATTGGCATTGATGCTCAATGACATGGAGCTGGTAGAAGATATCTTCACCTCCTGCAAGGACGT GGTAGTACAGAAGCAGATGGCATTCATGCTTGGCCGTCATGGGGTGTTTCTGGAGCTTAGTGAAGACGTGGAGGAGTATGAGGACCTGACAGAGATCATGTCCAACGTGCAGCTCAACAGCAACTTCTTGGCATTAGCTCGGGAG CTGGATATTATGGAGCCCAAGGTGCCTGATGACATCTATAAAACCCATCTAGAAAACAACA GATTTGGGGGCAGTGGCTCTCAAGTGGACTCTGCCCGCATGAACCTGGCCTCTTCTTTTGTGAATGGCTTTGTGAATGCAGCCTTTGGTCAGGACAAGCTGCTGACTGATGATGGCAACAAATGGCTTTACAAGAACAAAGACCATG GAATGTTGAGTGCAGCTGCATCCCTTGGCATGATTCTGCTGTGGGATGTGGATGGTGGCCTCACGCAGATTGACAAGTACTTGTACTCCTCTGAGGACTACATCAAG TCAGGAGCCCTTCTGGCCTGTGGCATTGTGAACTCTGGAGTCCGGAATGAATGTGACCCCGCACTAGCACTGCTCTCAGACTATGTTCTCCACAACAGCAACACTATGAGACTTGGTTCCATTTTTGG GCTAGGCTTGGCTTACGCTGGCTCCAATCGTGAAGATGTGCTAACACTGCTACTCCCTGTGATGGGAGATTCCAAGTCTAGTATGGAG GTGGCAGGTGTGACAGCTCTAGCCTGTGGAATGATAGCAGTGGGATCCTGCAATGGAGATGTTACTTCCACTATCCTTCAGACCATCATGGAGAAATCAGAGACTGAGCTCAAGGACACCTATGCCCGTTGGCTTCCTCTTGGACTGGGCCTCAACCACTTGG GGAAGGGTGAGGCCATCGAGGCAATCCTGGCCGCGCTGGAGGTTGTGTCAGAGCCATTCCGCAGTTTTGCCAACACATTAGTGGATGTGTGTGCCTATGCAG GCTCTGGGAATGTACTGAAGGTGCAGCAGCTGCTCCACATTTGTAGTGAACACTTTGACtccaaggaaaaagaggaagacaaggacaagaaggaaaagaaggacaaGGACAAGAAGGAAGCCCCTGCCGACATGGGagcacatcag GGAGTGGCTGTGCTGGGGATTGCCCTTATTGCTATGGGGGAGGAGATTGGAGCAGAGATGGCATTACGAACCTTCGGCCACCTG CTGAGATACGGGGAGCCAACACTCCGACGGGCTGTGCCTTTAGCACTGGCTCTAATCTCTGTTTCAAATCCACGACTCAACATCCTGGATACCCTAAGCAAATTCTCCCATGATGCTGACCCAGAAGTTTCCTACAACTCCATTTTTGCCATGGGCATGGTGGGCAGTG GTACCAATAATGCCCGTCTGGCTGCAATGCTGCGCCAGTTAGCCCAGTATCATGCCAAGGACCCCAACAACCTCTTTATGGTGCGCTTGGCACAG ggCCTGACACATTTAGGGAAGGGCACACTCACCCTCTGTCCCTACCACAGTGACCGGCAGCTTATGAGTCAAGTGGCAGTGGCGGGGCTGCTTACTGTGCTTGTCTCTTTCCTGGATGTCCGTAACA TCATCCTAGGCAAATCACATTATGTATTGTATGGGCTGGTGGCTGCCATGCAGCCCCGAATGCTGGTTACATTCGATGAGGAGCTGCGGCCACTGCCGGTGTCTGTCCGTGTGGGCCAG GCAGTGGATGTGGTGGGCCAGGCTGGCAAGCCTAAGACTATCACAGGGTTCCAGACACACACAACCCCAGTATTGTTGGCCCACGGGGAGCGGGCAGAATTGGCCACTGAGGAATTTCTTCCTGTCACCCCCATTCTGGAAGGTTTTGTTATCCTTCGGAAGAACCCCAACTATGACCTCTAA
- the LOC122491665 gene encoding endothelin-converting enzyme 2 isoform X2 has translation MNVALQELGGGGNVGFQKRTRDLLGSHTQLELVLAAVSLLLGALLLGCFVALGVQYHRDPSHSTCLTEACIRVAGKILESLDRSVSPCEDFYQFSCGGWIQRNPLPDGRSRWNTFNSLWDQNQAILKHLLENTTFNSSSEAERKTQRFYLSCLQVERIEELGAQPLRDLIDKIGGWNITGSWEQDNFMEVLKAVAGTYRATPFFTVYVSADSKSSNSNVIQVDQSGLFLPSRDYYLNRTANEKVLTAYLDYMEELGMLLGGRPASTREQMRQVLELEIQLANITVPQDQRRDEEKIYHKMSIAELQALAPSMDWLEFLSFLLSPLELSDSEPVVVYGKDYLQQVSELINHTEPSVLNNYLIWNLVQKTTSSLDHRFESAQEKLLETLYGTKKSCTPRWQTCISNTDDALGFALGSLFVKATFDRQSKEIAEGMISEIRSAFEEALGQLVWMDEKTRRAAKEKADAIYDMIGFPDFILEPKELDDVYDGYEVSEDSFFQNMLNLYNFSAKVMADQLRKPPSRDQWSMTPQTVNAYYLPTKNEIVFPAGILQAPFYTRNHPKALNFGGIGVVMGHELTHAFDDQGREYDKEGNLRPWWQNESLAAFRNHTACMEEQYSQYQVNGERLNGRQTLGENIADNGGLKAAYNAYKAWLRKHGEEQQLPAVGLTNHQLFFVGFAQVWCSVRTPESSHEGLVTDPHSPARFRVLGTLSNSRDFLWHFGCPVGSPMNPGQLCEVW, from the exons ATGAACGTTGCGCTGCAGGAGCTGGGCGGTGGCGGCAAC GTGGGATTCCAGAAGAGGACAAGAGACCTCTTGGGCTCTCACACCCAACTGGAGCTGGTCTTAGCAGCTGTCTCTCTACTGCTGGGTGCACTGCTTCTGGGCTGCTTCGTGGCCCTGGGGGTCCAGTACCACAGAG ACCCATCCCACAGCACCTGCCTCACAGAGGCTTGCATTCGAGTGGCTGGAAAAATCCTGGAGTCTCTGGACCGTAGTGTGAGTCCCTGTGAGGACTTTTACCAGTTTTCCTGTGGAGGCTGGATTCAGAGAAATCCCCTGCCCGATGGGCGTTCTCGCTGGAACACCTTCAACAGCCTCTGGGACCAGAACCAGGCCATACTGAAACACCTGCTTG AAAACACCACCTTCAACTCAAGCAGCGAAGCGGAGCGGAAGACACAGCGCTTCTACCTATCCTGTCTGCAGGTGGAGCGCATTGAGGAGCTGGGAGCCCAGCCGCTGCGAGACCTCATTGACAAG ATTGGTGGTTGGAACATCACGGGGTCCTGGGAGCAGGATAACTTCATGGAAGTGCTGAAGGCAGTAGCAGGGACCTACAGAGCCACCCCCTTCTTCACTGTCTATGTCAGTGCCGACTCCAAGAGTTCTAACAGCAATGTTATCCAG GTGGACCAGTCTGGGCTCTTTCTCCCCTCTCGAGATTACTACCTAAACAGGACCGCCAATGAGAAA GTGCTTACTGCCTACCTGGACTACATGGAGGAGCTGGGGATGCTGCTGGGTGGACGGCCAGCCTCTACACGGGAGCAGATGCGACAGGTGCTGGAGCTGGAGATTCAACTGGCCAACATCACAGTACCCCAGGACCAGCGGCGGGATGAGGAGAAGATCTATCATAAGATGAGCATTGCGGAGCTGCAG gCCCTGGCACCCTCCATGGACTGGCTGGAGTTTCTATCTTTCTTGCTGTCACCGCTGGAGCTGAGTGACTCTGAGCCCGTGGTGGTGTATGGGAAGGATTATTTGCAGCAGGTGTCAGAGCTCATCAACCACACAGAGCCAAG TGTCCTGAACAATTACCTGATTTGGAACCTGGTGCAGAAGACAACCTCGAGCCTGGACCACCGCTTTGAGTCTGCACAAGAGAAGCTGCTGGAGACCCTCTATGGCACCAAGAAG TCCTGCACGCCAAGGTGGCAGACCTGTATCTCCAACACGGATGACGCACTTGGCTTCGCTTTGGGCTCCCTCTTTGTGAAGGCCACATTTGACCGGCAAAGCAAGGAAATT GCTGAGGGGATGATCAGCGAGATCCGGAGTGCCTTCGAGGAGGCCCTGGGGCAGCTGGTTTGGATGGATGAGAAAACCCGCCGGGCAGCCAAGGAGAAA GCAGATGCCATCTATGATATGATTGGTTTCCCGGACTTCATCCTGGAGCCCAAAGAGCTGGATGATGTTTATGACGGG TATGAAGTCTCTGAAGATTCCTTTTTCCAGAACATGTTGAATTTGTACAATTTCTCTGCTAAGGTGATGGCTGACCAGCTCCGCAAGCCTCCCAGCCGGGACCA GTGGAGCATGACGCCCCAGACGGTGAATGCCTACTACCTTCCAACCAAGAATGAGATCGTCTTCCCCGCTGGCATCCTGCAGGCCCCCTTCTACACCCGGAACCACCCCAA GGCCCTGAACTTTGGTGGCATCGGCGTGGTGATGGGCCATGAGTTGACACATGCCTTTGATGACCAAG GGCGCGAATATGACAAGGAAGGGAACCTGCGGCCCTGGTGGCAGAATGAGTCACTGGCAGCCTTCCGGAATCACACGGCCTGCATGGAGGAGCAGTACAGCCAGTACCAGGTCAATGGGGAGAGGCTCAACGGCCGCCAGACGCTGGGGGAGAACATCGCTGACAACGGGGGACTTAAGGCTGCCTATAAC GCTTACAAAGCGTGGCTGAGAAAGCACGGGGAGGAGCAGCAGTTGCCGGCTGTGGGGCTCACCAATCACCAGCTCTTCTTTGTGGGATTTGCCCAG GTGTGGTGCTCAGTCCGCACACCCGAGAGCTCTCACGAGGGGCTGGTGACCGACCCCCACAGCCCTGCCCGCTTCCGCGTGCTGGGTACTCTCTCCAACTCCCGTGACTTCCTGTGGCACTTCGGCTGCCCTGTCGGCTCTCCCATGAACCCAGGGCAGCTGTGTGAGGTGTGGTAG